One stretch of Cedecea neteri DNA includes these proteins:
- the argE gene encoding acetylornithine deacetylase: MNKRLLPLLQKLLARDTTSRESNLALIEDIRDYLAGWGIDADLFYSEDGRKANLYAVIGPSGGGGVMLSGHTDVVPVDGQPWSVPPFDMTYRDGRYYGRGAADMKGFIACVLASVPAFLAQPLRMPLHLAFSYDEEVGCLGVRSLVEYLRASKEKPALCIVGEPTEMRPVYGHKGKIALRCEVHGHACHSAYAPQGVNAIEYAARLIGKLGEAREALTQTTDVRFDPPFSTLQVGTIRGGSALNIVPQECQFDFEIRYLPEVDAAAVVDDIQRYARQTLEPAMQRVSPTGAIRFVPLSHYPGLLTDAQSEFAGWLAQWCGSDEYSTVAFGTEGGLFDEAGIATLICGPGSMDQGHKPDEFVAEEQLHKCMAMLDNLRQWMSA, from the coding sequence ATGAATAAACGGCTGCTTCCCTTATTGCAAAAGCTGCTGGCGCGGGACACCACCAGCCGCGAGTCGAACCTGGCGTTGATCGAGGATATTCGCGATTACCTTGCCGGGTGGGGCATCGACGCAGACCTGTTTTACAGCGAGGACGGACGCAAGGCCAATCTTTATGCGGTAATTGGCCCCTCAGGTGGCGGCGGCGTAATGCTGTCCGGGCATACGGACGTGGTGCCGGTAGACGGGCAGCCGTGGAGCGTTCCCCCTTTCGACATGACCTACCGGGATGGCCGCTACTACGGGCGCGGCGCGGCGGACATGAAGGGCTTTATCGCCTGCGTGCTGGCCTCCGTGCCGGCGTTTCTCGCACAACCGCTGAGAATGCCGCTGCACCTGGCCTTCTCCTATGACGAAGAAGTTGGTTGCCTCGGCGTGCGCAGCCTGGTGGAGTATCTGCGCGCCTCAAAAGAAAAACCCGCGCTTTGCATCGTGGGCGAGCCGACCGAAATGCGCCCGGTTTACGGGCATAAAGGCAAAATAGCCCTGCGCTGCGAAGTGCACGGCCACGCCTGTCATTCCGCCTATGCGCCGCAGGGCGTGAACGCCATTGAATATGCTGCCCGGCTCATCGGCAAGCTGGGCGAGGCTCGCGAGGCGTTAACGCAAACGACGGATGTCCGCTTTGATCCTCCGTTCAGCACCCTGCAGGTGGGAACGATCCGTGGCGGCAGCGCATTAAATATTGTCCCCCAGGAGTGCCAGTTTGATTTTGAAATCCGCTACCTGCCGGAGGTTGATGCCGCCGCGGTAGTTGATGACATTCAACGCTATGCGCGGCAAACGCTGGAACCCGCCATGCAGCGCGTTTCCCCGACAGGCGCGATTCGGTTTGTTCCCCTGAGCCACTATCCCGGCCTGCTGACGGACGCTCAGTCCGAATTTGCCGGCTGGCTGGCGCAGTGGTGCGGCAGCGATGAGTACAGCACGGTGGCATTTGGCACCGAGGGCGGGCTTTTTGATGAAGCCGGGATAGCCACGCTGATTTGTGGCCCCGGCAGCATGGATCAAGGGCACAAACCCGATGAGTTTGTGGCCGAAGAACAGCTGCACAAATGCATGGCGATGCTGGACAACCTGCGCCAGTGGATGAGTGCCTGA
- a CDS encoding DUF1028 domain-containing protein, which produces MTFSIAARCQETGQLGIAISSSSIAVGARCPWLVPGVGAVSSQNITLPALGPMVLSKLGEGVAPQEAIKRVVSEHLHGDYRQVTVIDSNGKTACHSGEKSLGIYHAVEGDNCVAAGNMLADKTVINAMIERFEKSSGTLADRLIAALEAALEKGGEAGPVHSAALKVVDTVAWPVIDLRVDWADKSPIAELHSLWLAYKPQMQDYLIRALDPREAPSYGVPGDE; this is translated from the coding sequence ATGACATTTTCTATCGCCGCACGCTGCCAGGAAACCGGCCAGCTTGGCATCGCCATTAGCTCATCCAGCATCGCGGTTGGCGCACGCTGCCCGTGGCTGGTACCGGGCGTCGGGGCGGTGTCGAGCCAGAATATAACGCTGCCCGCGCTGGGGCCGATGGTGCTGTCGAAGCTGGGCGAAGGTGTTGCGCCGCAGGAGGCTATAAAGCGGGTCGTCAGCGAGCATCTGCACGGCGACTACCGGCAGGTGACAGTCATCGACAGCAACGGCAAAACCGCCTGTCACAGCGGCGAGAAATCATTGGGTATTTATCACGCCGTGGAGGGGGATAACTGCGTGGCGGCAGGCAATATGCTGGCCGATAAAACGGTGATTAACGCCATGATTGAGCGCTTCGAAAAAAGCAGCGGCACGCTGGCAGACCGGCTGATTGCCGCGCTTGAGGCGGCGCTGGAAAAAGGCGGCGAAGCCGGACCGGTGCATTCGGCGGCGTTAAAAGTCGTGGATACCGTCGCCTGGCCGGTTATCGACCTGCGCGTGGACTGGGCGGACAAGAGCCCGATAGCCGAACTGCATTCGCTCTGGCTGGCCTATAAACCACAAATGCAGGATTACCTGATCCGCGCACTCGACCCGCGAGAAGCCCCCAGCTATGGCGTACCCGGCGATGAATAA
- a CDS encoding RidA family protein, which produces MPTHTRIRMFNTKETYPNQSLNNDLCQAVRAGNTVYVRGQVGTDFEGKLIGLGDPQAQAEQAMKNVKQLLEEAGSDLSHIVKTTTYIIDPRYREPVYQEVGKWLKGVFPISTGLVVSALGQPQWLMEIDVIAVIPDDAEGKK; this is translated from the coding sequence ATGCCGACACATACTCGTATTCGCATGTTTAACACCAAAGAAACCTACCCTAACCAGTCGCTGAACAACGACCTCTGCCAGGCGGTGCGCGCCGGTAACACCGTCTATGTTCGCGGCCAAGTCGGAACGGATTTTGAAGGGAAGCTGATTGGGCTGGGCGACCCGCAGGCGCAGGCCGAACAGGCGATGAAGAACGTTAAGCAACTGCTGGAGGAAGCCGGGAGCGACCTCTCCCACATCGTCAAAACCACCACCTATATTATCGACCCGCGCTACCGTGAGCCGGTGTATCAGGAAGTGGGCAAATGGCTGAAAGGCGTATTTCCAATCTCCACCGGCCTCGTGGTTTCTGCCCTCGGCCAGCCGCAGTGGCTGATGGAAATCGATGTCATTGCGGTGATCCCTGACGATGCCGAGGGGAAAAAATGA
- a CDS encoding flavin-containing monooxygenase has translation MTVIKTQTDTLVIGAGQAGIAMSEHLTRLGIPHLVLEKNRIAEAWRSGRWDSLVANGPAWHDRFPGLEFSQADRDSFIPKDEVANYFEDYARKFEAPVKTGVEVKSVTRNHGRPGFTVETSDGIVEAKHIVAATGPFQRPVVPAIAPEDGRLYQIHSAAYKNPAQLPAGAVLVVGAGSSGVQIADEIQRSGKQVYLSVGAHDRPPRAYRNRDFCWWLGVLGLWDAAANQPGKEHVTIAVSGARGGHTVDFRALAHQGIHLVGLTQRFADGKVFFEDNLAHNIRQGDESYLALLDAADAWIARNGLDLPEEPQARIFPADPLCVTQPTLELNLAETGIASIIWATGYAPDYGWLQVDAFDAQDKPRHQRGVSSEAGVYFLGLPWLSRRGSTFIWGVWHDAKYIADHIETQRNYSRYSDASQR, from the coding sequence ATGACCGTAATAAAAACACAAACAGACACTCTAGTGATTGGCGCCGGCCAGGCCGGGATCGCCATGAGCGAGCACCTGACACGCCTCGGTATTCCGCATCTGGTGCTGGAGAAAAACCGCATTGCCGAAGCCTGGCGCAGCGGGCGCTGGGATTCGCTGGTGGCGAACGGCCCGGCCTGGCATGACCGTTTCCCTGGGCTGGAATTCAGCCAGGCCGATCGGGACAGCTTTATCCCTAAAGACGAGGTAGCTAACTACTTTGAAGATTACGCCCGCAAGTTTGAGGCTCCGGTAAAAACGGGCGTTGAGGTGAAAAGCGTGACGCGCAATCACGGCAGGCCGGGTTTCACCGTGGAAACCAGCGACGGCATTGTAGAAGCGAAGCATATCGTCGCCGCAACGGGGCCTTTCCAGCGCCCGGTCGTACCGGCCATTGCTCCGGAAGATGGCAGGCTCTACCAGATACATTCCGCTGCCTACAAAAACCCGGCGCAGCTGCCTGCCGGAGCCGTATTGGTGGTGGGCGCAGGCTCATCCGGGGTACAAATTGCCGACGAGATCCAGCGTTCGGGTAAGCAGGTTTATCTCTCCGTCGGCGCGCACGACCGCCCGCCTCGCGCTTACCGCAATCGTGATTTTTGCTGGTGGCTGGGCGTGCTGGGGCTGTGGGATGCGGCGGCCAATCAGCCCGGCAAAGAGCACGTCACCATTGCGGTGAGCGGCGCTCGCGGCGGCCACACAGTTGATTTTCGCGCCCTGGCACATCAGGGCATTCACCTCGTCGGCCTGACCCAACGCTTTGCAGATGGGAAGGTCTTTTTTGAAGATAACCTCGCGCACAATATCCGCCAGGGCGATGAAAGCTACCTTGCCCTGCTGGACGCCGCCGATGCCTGGATTGCCCGCAACGGCCTTGATCTGCCCGAGGAGCCGCAGGCCCGCATCTTCCCGGCCGATCCGCTTTGCGTCACCCAGCCCACGCTTGAGCTGAACCTTGCCGAGACGGGGATCGCCTCGATTATCTGGGCGACCGGCTATGCGCCGGATTACGGCTGGCTGCAGGTGGACGCTTTTGATGCCCAGGACAAACCCCGTCACCAGCGCGGCGTTTCCAGCGAGGCTGGCGTCTATTTCCTGGGGCTGCCGTGGCTGTCCCGCCGGGGATCAACGTTTATCTGGGGCGTGTGGCATGACGCGAAATACATTGCCGACCACATTGAAACCCAGCGCAATTACAGCCGCTATTCCGACGCTTCCCAGCGCTAA
- a CDS encoding LysR substrate-binding domain-containing protein, protein MTHFTLKQLKYFVTVVEAQSIAEASRQLHIAQPSVSIAIKNLEDTFEQQFFIRHHAQGVSLTPGGLRFYEKARELLRLSYQFEQNAKADNDLVSGTIAIGCFESAAPLYLPRLIAGFRKIYPEITIRLYDGEQNELTHGLHRGRFDLAFMYNLELESTLHTEKLNAPQKPYALLPAAHPLAKKTSVTLKELSREPMILLDVIPSKSYFMNIFTDKGLHPEVAYSSPSIEMVRCMVGQGMGFSVLVTRPCTDVTYDGQRVTQVEIVDDMAASTLVMAYLRHNEPTRPTRLFMDYCRTFELMPEGVIEE, encoded by the coding sequence ATGACACATTTCACGCTCAAGCAGCTCAAGTACTTTGTCACCGTCGTTGAAGCGCAGAGCATCGCCGAAGCCTCAAGGCAGCTGCATATCGCCCAGCCATCGGTTTCCATTGCCATCAAAAACCTGGAAGACACCTTTGAGCAGCAGTTTTTTATCCGCCACCACGCGCAGGGCGTTTCCCTCACGCCCGGCGGGCTGCGGTTTTATGAAAAAGCCCGCGAGCTGCTGCGGCTTTCATACCAGTTTGAGCAAAATGCCAAGGCGGATAACGACCTTGTGTCCGGCACCATCGCCATCGGCTGCTTCGAATCCGCAGCCCCGCTTTATCTGCCGAGACTTATCGCCGGGTTTCGCAAGATTTACCCTGAAATAACCATCCGGCTGTACGACGGCGAACAGAATGAGCTGACCCACGGGCTGCATCGCGGGCGCTTTGACCTGGCGTTTATGTACAACCTCGAGCTGGAAAGCACGCTGCACACCGAAAAGTTGAACGCCCCGCAGAAGCCTTATGCCCTGCTGCCTGCGGCTCATCCACTGGCGAAGAAAACGTCCGTGACGCTGAAAGAACTCAGCCGTGAACCGATGATCCTGCTGGACGTCATCCCCAGCAAAAGCTACTTCATGAATATTTTCACCGACAAAGGCCTGCACCCTGAGGTGGCCTACAGTTCGCCGTCGATAGAAATGGTGCGCTGCATGGTCGGCCAGGGAATGGGGTTCTCGGTGCTGGTCACCCGCCCCTGCACCGACGTGACCTATGACGGCCAGCGCGTTACGCAGGTGGAAATAGTCGATGATATGGCCGCCTCAACGCTGGTGATGGCTTATTTACGCCATAACGAACCGACGCGCCCGACGCGTTTATTTATGGATTATTGCCGTACTTTTGAACTGATGCCGGAGGGCGTGATTGAAGAGTAA
- a CDS encoding ABC transporter substrate-binding protein produces the protein MFTSSHSKALFTCMAAALPLLLSGGAQAAVMTPGQLTVGSDITFPPYEYLDGKTPAGFDIEFINGVAGAMKLKPDYVDTRFTSLIPGLQAKRFELIASALFITPERQKVIDMVPYLKTGESLLTLSNASFKPTKPEELCGHKVGSMQGTYWLEKLHTLSADYCVKQGLKPIAVSEFSTDPQTTQALLSHAVEVQMTDAAVASQVVDKMKGRLAVTSTELLYPVLVGLGVSKTNPELKKELNDGIAAFKASGKYSALVKKYHLAEPSEAEIQASSL, from the coding sequence ATGTTTACATCTTCACATAGCAAGGCGTTATTCACCTGCATGGCGGCGGCGCTGCCTTTACTGCTCAGCGGCGGGGCTCAGGCCGCCGTGATGACCCCCGGCCAGCTTACGGTGGGGAGCGACATTACCTTCCCGCCTTACGAATACCTCGACGGCAAAACGCCCGCAGGTTTTGATATTGAATTTATCAACGGCGTTGCCGGGGCGATGAAGCTCAAACCTGATTATGTGGATACCCGCTTTACCAGCCTGATCCCCGGCCTGCAGGCGAAGCGCTTTGAACTGATTGCCTCCGCGCTGTTTATCACCCCCGAGCGCCAGAAGGTTATCGACATGGTGCCATACCTGAAAACCGGCGAATCGCTGCTGACCCTCAGCAACGCCAGCTTTAAGCCAACCAAACCGGAAGAGCTTTGCGGGCATAAAGTCGGGTCGATGCAGGGGACTTACTGGCTGGAAAAACTGCACACGCTGTCGGCCGACTACTGCGTCAAGCAGGGGCTGAAGCCGATTGCGGTGAGCGAGTTTTCAACCGACCCGCAAACCACCCAGGCATTGCTTTCCCACGCGGTAGAAGTACAGATGACCGATGCCGCCGTGGCAAGTCAGGTGGTGGATAAAATGAAAGGGCGGCTGGCGGTGACCTCGACGGAACTGCTGTACCCGGTGCTGGTGGGCCTGGGGGTGAGCAAAACCAACCCTGAGCTGAAAAAAGAGCTGAACGACGGGATTGCGGCCTTTAAGGCCAGCGGCAAGTACTCGGCCTTAGTGAAAAAGTATCACCTGGCGGAGCCGTCCGAAGCCGAAATTCAGGCCAGCAGTTTGTAA
- a CDS encoding amino acid ABC transporter permease/ATP-binding protein — protein MSFDWNYLFSLFSNADFWQATWTVIKLSLLSWIISIGFGFLLALGKQAASPWLSLPARAYIWLFRSLPLLVLLIFVYNLPQALPGSSALLSDPFWAGLIALVLSETAYIAEIHRGGLLAIPRGQREAARALGLRYAGIQWLVIVPQALRVALPSLANEYISIVKLSSLVSVISLTEILMVGQRLYSQNFLVMETMAAVAFYYVFIVTVFDFLLKLLEKRLDVTQRKTARLPEAELEAMAAQESGLVSRAPLASDVPALQARKLHKAYNNVEVLGAVNLDIKPGEVVSVIGPSGSGKTTLIRLLNGLEQLDNGEILINGQPFIRLEKQGAQKPQYVENAAHRLNIGMVFQGFNLFPHLTVMKNLMLAPHYHRLATDAELKREACVLLRKVGMLEHAHKYPHQLSGGQQQRVAIARALMMRPQIMLFDEPTSALDPEKVNEVLQVIENLAGEGITMVIVTHEMNFAFSVSDRIVFMEKGRVVCDDSPQALRSGENPRITEFLKDVNLAPVTA, from the coding sequence ATGTCTTTTGACTGGAACTATTTATTCAGCCTGTTCAGCAACGCTGATTTTTGGCAGGCGACCTGGACCGTGATTAAGCTGAGCCTGCTGAGCTGGATAATCAGTATTGGGTTTGGCTTTCTTCTGGCGCTGGGCAAACAGGCCGCCTCTCCCTGGCTCTCTTTACCGGCGCGGGCCTATATCTGGCTGTTCCGCAGCCTGCCGCTGCTGGTGCTGCTTATCTTTGTTTATAACCTGCCCCAGGCGCTGCCGGGCAGCTCGGCCCTGCTGAGCGACCCTTTCTGGGCGGGGCTCATAGCGCTGGTTTTGAGCGAAACGGCCTATATTGCGGAGATCCACCGCGGCGGCCTGTTGGCCATTCCTCGTGGTCAGCGTGAGGCCGCCCGCGCCCTGGGGCTGCGCTACGCAGGCATTCAGTGGCTGGTTATCGTGCCGCAGGCGCTGCGGGTGGCGCTGCCGTCGCTGGCCAACGAATACATCTCCATCGTGAAATTAAGCTCGCTGGTTTCGGTGATTTCGCTGACCGAGATCCTGATGGTCGGGCAGCGGCTTTATTCGCAAAACTTCCTGGTGATGGAAACCATGGCGGCGGTGGCTTTCTATTATGTGTTTATCGTGACGGTCTTTGACTTCTTGCTGAAGCTGCTGGAAAAACGGCTGGATGTCACCCAGCGCAAAACCGCCCGCCTGCCGGAAGCCGAACTGGAAGCGATGGCCGCGCAGGAAAGCGGGCTGGTATCACGCGCGCCGCTGGCGTCAGACGTTCCCGCGCTGCAGGCTCGTAAGTTACATAAAGCTTATAACAACGTGGAGGTGCTTGGCGCGGTTAACCTGGATATTAAGCCTGGGGAAGTGGTGTCGGTGATTGGCCCGTCCGGCTCCGGGAAAACGACGCTTATCCGCCTGCTGAATGGCCTGGAACAGCTGGATAACGGGGAGATCCTGATTAACGGGCAGCCGTTTATTCGCCTGGAAAAACAGGGGGCTCAGAAGCCTCAGTACGTGGAAAACGCCGCACACCGGCTGAATATCGGCATGGTTTTCCAGGGATTTAACCTGTTCCCGCACTTAACGGTAATGAAAAACCTGATGCTGGCGCCGCACTACCATCGCCTGGCGACGGATGCAGAGCTAAAGCGTGAGGCCTGCGTATTGCTGCGGAAGGTCGGGATGCTGGAGCACGCTCACAAATATCCTCATCAGCTTTCCGGCGGGCAGCAGCAAAGGGTGGCTATCGCCCGGGCCCTGATGATGCGCCCGCAAATTATGCTGTTCGATGAGCCTACCTCAGCGCTCGACCCTGAAAAAGTGAATGAGGTGCTGCAGGTGATCGAGAACCTGGCGGGCGAGGGGATAACGATGGTGATCGTCACCCACGAAATGAACTTCGCGTTCAGCGTGTCGGACAGAATTGTGTTTATGGAAAAAGGACGAGTGGTTTGCGATGACTCCCCGCAGGCGCTGCGCAGCGGAGAGAATCCGCGTATTACCGAGTTCCTGAAAGACGTGAACCTTGCGCCCGTCACGGCATAA
- a CDS encoding DUF2493 domain-containing protein, translating to MRVLICSGRFYADTHTITHVLDLYARTQTINVLIHGGHQTLGGAIENWARGIDVHVIRYPANWALHGKYAETRRNLFMLEDSRPDVLLAFPGGEDTAECIRMAHNSGVKVIEI from the coding sequence GTGAGAGTTTTAATCTGCTCAGGTCGGTTTTATGCCGACACCCATACCATTACCCACGTGCTGGATTTATATGCCCGCACGCAGACTATCAACGTGCTGATTCACGGGGGGCACCAGACGCTGGGCGGCGCGATAGAAAACTGGGCGCGCGGTATCGACGTGCACGTCATTCGCTACCCGGCCAACTGGGCGCTGCACGGCAAATATGCGGAAACCAGGCGCAACCTGTTTATGCTGGAAGACAGCCGCCCTGACGTTCTACTGGCTTTTCCTGGGGGAGAAGACACGGCGGAGTGCATAAGAATGGCGCACAATTCCGGCGTGAAGGTTATCGAGATTTAA
- a CDS encoding Na/Pi cotransporter family protein, with protein sequence MSGTTLLINLAGAIALLLWGSHMISTALQRGFGTPLRNWMGRHLTNRWTALLAGIGITGVLQSSTAVSMMATSFTAAGTLSLAPALAVMLGANIGSTLVVQLMSFNMEIAIPLLLLAGFVVFKLRDHSNFESVGCALIGLGLMLLALHLLSGTLADIEVTPVFHAVMQGLEGDVLIALLVAALLTLLCHSSVAIILLIASLAATGAMTPATALVLVLGANIGGALPPVLNAGSAVARRLPVGNLIVRLSGCALALLLLPLLTDIAQKSGLNTPQLVVWFHTAFSAVLALLFISLTAPMARFLERLFPEEERVGDPGMPMYLDDAGLEVAYIGLSNSVRESLRAADMLTIMLDRLLVLFVTQEKQAADEIRQLDQSVDLLSAAVRAYLADIGQDGLNDADADRAQEILMFIINFEHAGDILSSNLTQLATRRARRGELFNDFELHNIHLLHAEILTSLRLAIAAFMREDLSAAHQLVQRKETIRQLEASASREHFKKLREDKNAWAESGDIFQRVLRDYRRVHHHIAAVAYPVIDRLGDKSLLFIDTPPDV encoded by the coding sequence ATGTCCGGAACTACTCTGTTAATTAACCTGGCTGGCGCCATCGCTTTGCTGCTCTGGGGCAGCCATATGATTTCAACGGCGCTGCAGCGCGGCTTCGGCACGCCGCTGCGCAACTGGATGGGACGCCACCTCACTAACCGCTGGACCGCCCTGCTTGCCGGCATTGGCATTACCGGCGTCCTGCAAAGCAGCACCGCGGTGAGCATGATGGCAACGTCGTTTACCGCCGCCGGCACCTTGAGCCTTGCCCCCGCTCTGGCGGTGATGCTCGGCGCGAATATCGGCTCCACGCTGGTGGTGCAGCTGATGAGCTTTAACATGGAAATCGCCATTCCTCTGCTTCTGCTGGCCGGGTTTGTGGTCTTTAAGCTGCGGGACCATTCCAACTTTGAGAGCGTGGGCTGCGCCCTGATTGGCCTCGGCCTGATGCTGCTTGCGCTGCATTTGCTCAGCGGCACGCTGGCGGACATCGAAGTCACGCCGGTATTTCATGCCGTCATGCAGGGGCTGGAGGGAGACGTATTAATCGCCCTGCTGGTGGCGGCTCTCCTGACGCTGCTGTGCCACTCCAGCGTGGCGATTATTTTGCTGATCGCTTCCCTCGCGGCTACCGGCGCGATGACGCCAGCTACCGCGCTGGTACTGGTGCTTGGGGCAAACATTGGCGGCGCATTACCGCCGGTGCTTAACGCCGGGTCCGCCGTAGCTCGCCGCCTGCCGGTGGGCAACCTGATAGTTCGCCTGTCCGGCTGCGCGCTGGCGCTACTGCTGCTGCCTCTGCTGACGGATATCGCACAGAAATCCGGGCTGAACACGCCGCAGCTGGTGGTGTGGTTCCACACGGCCTTTAGCGCAGTGCTTGCGCTGCTGTTTATCAGCCTGACCGCGCCGATGGCCCGGTTCCTCGAGCGACTGTTCCCGGAAGAAGAGCGCGTGGGCGACCCGGGCATGCCGATGTATCTCGACGATGCAGGCCTCGAGGTCGCTTATATCGGCCTGTCGAATTCGGTTCGCGAATCGCTGCGCGCCGCCGACATGCTAACCATCATGCTCGATCGCCTGCTGGTTCTGTTTGTCACCCAGGAAAAACAGGCTGCCGACGAGATTCGCCAGCTTGACCAGTCTGTGGATCTGCTTAGCGCGGCGGTTCGCGCCTATCTCGCCGACATCGGTCAGGACGGGTTGAATGACGCGGATGCCGATCGCGCGCAGGAAATTCTGATGTTCATCATCAATTTTGAGCACGCGGGCGACATTCTCTCCAGCAACCTGACCCAGCTGGCAACGCGTCGCGCACGCCGGGGCGAGCTGTTTAACGACTTTGAGTTACACAATATTCACCTGCTGCACGCGGAAATACTCACCAGCCTGCGCCTGGCGATTGCCGCGTTCATGCGTGAAGACCTGTCTGCTGCCCACCAGCTGGTGCAGCGCAAAGAAACCATTCGCCAGCTCGAGGCCTCCGCCAGCCGCGAGCATTTCAAAAAGCTGCGTGAGGACAAAAATGCCTGGGCGGAATCCGGCGACATCTTCCAGCGGGTACTGCGGGACTACCGTCGCGTGCATCACCACATCGCCGCCGTGGCCTACCCGGTCATTGACCGACTGGGCGATAAATCCCTGCTGTTTATCGACACGCCGCCGGACGTTTAA